A part of Capsicum annuum cultivar UCD-10X-F1 chromosome 6, UCD10Xv1.1, whole genome shotgun sequence genomic DNA contains:
- the LOC107874408 gene encoding putative late blight resistance protein homolog R1B-16 has protein sequence MLTYRRSDHLDVVGYSDSNYASCVDTRKFTFGYLFLLAGGALLWKSAKQPVIATSTMEAEFVACFEATVQVSFSALRKDVVNILDIMERLKNEEDQKDVDIDNQIENLKFMLTFICTHVQLSYSGLEQFQATANAPTEVVENLFRPIWDDVENYFRCKYNMNQVLRSLMDNIDDCISSWHYSKSSVIMSEEQLDFLLLNLHHVYKFLAENKFPLVTEYQILRNVCDDMKDFYRMIVNGCVEHEIVEYVLPQLQPMAERLGLFLLDVLINKDAGVLKLVHLLLNIIPIELEVMHICFTNLNALTSVENGRFIKQLLETSPDILREYLIHLQEHMVNVIAGSTSGARDIHVKIEFLLIILTDVFHVLDFIHHDKLFYLLARFGTLTREVSILVRELEKNSRNEENTNGTTRANLHLLENIELLKDDLKQVYLKAPDSSQCYFPMSYGPLFMHLLHRHLNDLLDSNAYSIVLIKEEIGLVREDLEFITSSFENIDHRLYKDLWERVLDVAYEAKDVIDSIIVRDNGLLHLIFSLPLTIKKIKLIKEEVSDLHEKIPKNRGLIVVNYPKKLVESKSLTSGKITVGFEEETHWIINKLTSGLKDLDVISITGMPGSGKTTLAYIVYNDESISRCFDIRAWCTVGQEYDKKKLLEKVYNQVTGSDSKLSENIDVTDDLRRHLIGKRYLIFLDNLWDTDAWDKLKRPFPLGENGSRMILTTRKMEVALNVKCNIDPLKLRLLRSEESWELLEKRAFGEESCPDELLDVGKEIAKNCKGLPLVADLIAGVIAGREKKKTVWLEIRNNLNSYIFDSEVDVMKVIALSYDHLPHHLKPCFLYLASVPKSSGLKVNWPAQGLVEQTEMKAWFILTI, from the exons atgctcacttatagaagatCTGATCATCTAGATGTGGTTGGATATTCAGATTCAAATTATGCTAGTTGTGTGGATACAAGAAAATTCACATTTGGATATTTATTTCTGTTAGCTGGAGGAGCACTATTATGGAAGAGTGCGAAACAGCCTGTTATAGCTACATCCACTATGGAAGCTGAGTTTGTGGCATGTTTTGAGGCCACAGTCCAG GTGTCATTTTCTGCTCTTCGCAAGGACGTTGTCAACATTCTTGATATCATGGAGAGGTTAAAGAATGAAGAAGATCAAAAAGATGTTGACATCGACAATCAAATTGAAAACCTGAAATTTATGCTAACATTTATATGTACGCACGTCCAACTTTCGTATTCCGGTTTGGAGCAGTTTCAAGCTACAGCGAATGCTCCAACAGAAGTGGTTGAGAATCTGTTTCGACCAATATGGGATGATGTTGAAAACTACTTCAGGTGTAAATACAACATGAATCAAGTCCTTCGTAGCCTCATGGATAATATCGATGATTGTATCAGCTCATGGCATTATTCTAAATCAAGTGTCATCATGAGTGAGGAGCAATTGGACTTCCTCCTCCTGAATCTCCATCACGTATACAAATTTCTTGCTGAGAATAAGTTTCCATTAGTGACAGAGTATCAGATTCTTCGGAATGTGTGTGACGACATGAAAGATTTCTATAGGATGATAGTGAATGGTTGTGTTGAGCACGAGATTGTTGAATATGTGTTACCTCAACTTCAACCAATGGCTGAGAGACTTGGACTCTTCCTTTTGGATGTGCTAATTAATAAAGACGCCGGAGTCCTCAAGCTAGTGCATCTATTGTTGAATATTATTCCAATTGAACTGGAGGTGATGCACATATGTTTTACAAATTTGAATGCTTTAACTTCTGTGGAAAATGGACGCTTCATTAAGCAGCTCCTGGAAACCTCCCCAGACATTCTTAGAGAATATCTTATTCATCTACAAGAGCACATGGTAAATGTCATTGCCGGTAGCACTTCAGGGGCTCGAGACATTCATGTCAAGATAGAGttcttattaattattcttaCTGATGTTTTTCATGTGTTGGACTTTATTCATCATgacaaattattttatcttttggcACGTTTTGGAACACTTACCAGGGAAGTGTCAATTCTTGTTCGAGAATTAGAAAAGAACTCAAGGAATGAAGAGAATACCAATGGAACAACTCGTGCTAATCTACACTTGCTGGAAAATATAGAACTCCTCAAGGATGATCTCAAACAGGTTTATCTGAAAGCCCCAGACTCATCTCAATGCTACTTTCCCATGAGTTATGGACCTCTCTTCATGCATTTGCTACACAGACACTTAAATGATTTGCTAGATTCCAATGCTTATTCAATTGTTTTGATAAAAGAAGAAATTGGGCTGGTGAGAGAAGATCTAGAATTCATAACATCTTCCTTTGAGAACATTGATCACAGATTGTATAAAGATCTCTGGGAACGTGTTTTAGATGTAGCGTATGAGGCAAAAGATGTCATTGATTCCATTATTGTTCGAGATAATGGTCTCTTACATCTTATTTTCTCACTTCCCCTTACCATAAAGAAGATCAAGCTTATCAAAGAAGAGGTCTCCGATTTACATGAGAAGATTCCCAAGAACAGAGGCCTCATTGTTGTAAACTATCCCAAGAAGCTAGTTGAAAGCAAGTCATTGACATCTGGTAAAATAACTGTAGGTTTTGAGGAGGAGACACACTGGATAATCAATAAGCTCACCAGCGGACTGAAAGATCTAGATGTCATTTCTATCACTGGTATGCCAGGTTCAGGTAAAACTACTTTGGCGTACATAGTATACAACGATGAGTCAATTTCTAGATGTTTTGACATTCGTGCATGGTGCACAGTTGGCCAAGAATACGACAAAAAAAAGTTGTTGGAGAAAGTTTATAATCAAGTTACTGGCTCAGATTCAAAATTGAGTGAGAATATTGATGTTACTGATGACCTAAGAAGACACCTGATTGGCAAGAGGTATCTTATTTTCTTAGATAACTTGTGGGATACTGATGCATGGGATAAGTTAAAAAGACCCTTTCCTCTGGGTGAGAATGGAAGTAGAATGATTTTGACAACTAGGAAAATGGAAGTGGCTTTGAATGTAAAGTGCAACATTGATCCTCTTAAGCTCCGGTTGCTAAGATCAGAAGAAAGTTGGGAATTATTAGAGAAAAGGGCATTTGGAGAAGAGAGTTGCCCAGATGAACTATTGGATGTTGGAAAAGAAATAGCCAAAAATTGTAAGGGACTTCCATTGGTGGCTGATCTGATTGCTGGAGTCATTGCAGGGCGGGAAAAGAAAAAGACTGTGTGGCTTGAAATTAGAAACAATTTGAATTCCTATATTTTTGACAGTGAAGTTGATGTGATGAAGGTTATAGCATTAAGTTATGACCATTTACCACATCACCTGAAGCCATGCTTTCTATACCTTGCAAGTGTTCCGAAGTCTTCTGGGTTGAAAGTTAATTGGCCTGCTCAAGGACTTGTGGAGCAGACAGAGATGAAAGCATGGTTTATTTTGACAATTTGA